One Benincasa hispida cultivar B227 chromosome 5, ASM972705v1, whole genome shotgun sequence genomic window carries:
- the LOC120078798 gene encoding COBRA-like protein 2 isoform X2, whose amino-acid sequence MSGAFATEQGNCSLFKFDTPHSCEESPVILDFMSEASMENKSEGCCRSGVLSAWAVDPSKSFSSFEISVGSIDEDGNEQPPTNITLMAPGPGYTCSPFLVAHPTVSSLIDGKRQVQVFRTWKSTCTYSIFVDNKTPLCCVSLSAFYNPSITPCPTCSCGCRKANKSSVQCSRDEYQLSTTDSATNLSLVRCSDHMCPVRVHWHVKTNYINHWRVKLTVSNYNYGRNYSNWNILVQHPAFSQSTEAFSFNSSQLPSFRFGDELALFWGIEFYNTELVQSTESNVGYVTTEILLEKDLESFTLSNGWALPRRVYFNGDDCQMPLPDTFPMLPNGSYKQRLSLFLPILPLFFNLLFW is encoded by the exons ATGAGTGGAGCTTTTGCAACCGAGCAGGGGAATTGCTCGCTGTTCAAGTTTGACACTCCACATTCCTGTGAGGAGAGCCCTGTCATTCTTGATTTCATGTCAGAGGCATCAATGGAAAACAAGTCAGAGGGTTGCTGCCGCAGTGGGGTTCTTTCTGCTTGGGCTGTGGACCCCTCCAAGTCTTTCTCTTCATTTGAAATCTCAGTGGGGAGCATAGACGAAGATGGCAATGAGCAACCACCCACCAATATTACTCTTATGGCTCCTGGTCCTGGTTACACTTGCAGCCCATTTTTGGTCGCTCATCCAACCGTTTCTTCTCTGATTGATGGCAAAAGACAAGTTCAGGTTTTCA GAACATGGAAATCAACATGTACTTACTCCATATTTGTGGATAATAAGACACCACTCTGTTGTGTCTCACTGTCAGCATTTTACAATCCCTCCATCACACCTTGCCCTACATGTAGTTGTGGATGCAGAAAAGCAAACAAAAGCTCTGTTCAGTGTTCAAG AGACGAATACCAGTTGTCGACCACGGATTCTGCTACTAATCTTTCCTTGGTACGGTGCTCGGATCACATGTGCCCGGTTCGAGTGCATTGGCATGTTAAGACAAACTATATCAACCATTGGAGGGTGAAACTCACAGTTTCCAACTACAACTATGGCAGAAACTACTCAAACTGGAACATCCTAGTGCAGCATCCAGCTTTTAGCCAATCAACAGAAGCATTTAGTTTCAATAGCTCACAACTTCCATCCTTCAGATTTGGAG ATGAGTTGGCTCTCTTTTGGGGCATTGAGTTTTACAACACAGAGCTTGTGCAATCCACTGAGAGTAATGTAGGGTATGTGACAACAGAGATTCTTCTTGAGAAAGATTTAGAATCATTCACATTAAGCAATGGTTGGGCTCTTCCAAGAAGAGTTTATTTCAATGGAGATGACTGTCAGATGCCTTTACCAGACACTTTCCCAATGCTACCAAATGGAAGTTATAAGCAAAGACTCTCACTTTTCCTCCCCATTCTTCCCCTCTTTTTTAACCTTTTGTTTTGGTGA
- the LOC120078798 gene encoding COBRA-like protein 2 isoform X1 has protein sequence MEFRPRHLASPKGRVTVQNYYQFRHVEEPGWKLGWTWTRGEVIWSMSGAFATEQGNCSLFKFDTPHSCEESPVILDFMSEASMENKSEGCCRSGVLSAWAVDPSKSFSSFEISVGSIDEDGNEQPPTNITLMAPGPGYTCSPFLVAHPTVSSLIDGKRQVQVFRTWKSTCTYSIFVDNKTPLCCVSLSAFYNPSITPCPTCSCGCRKANKSSVQCSRDEYQLSTTDSATNLSLVRCSDHMCPVRVHWHVKTNYINHWRVKLTVSNYNYGRNYSNWNILVQHPAFSQSTEAFSFNSSQLPSFRFGDELALFWGIEFYNTELVQSTESNVGYVTTEILLEKDLESFTLSNGWALPRRVYFNGDDCQMPLPDTFPMLPNGSYKQRLSLFLPILPLFFNLLFW, from the exons ATGGAGTTCCGACCACGACACTTGGCCTCTCCCAAG GGTAGGGTCACTGTCCAAAACTACTATCAGTTCCGGCATGTGGAGGAGCCTGGTTGGAAGCTAGGGTGGACATGGACGAGGGGTGAAGTCATCTGGTCAATGAGTGGAGCTTTTGCAACCGAGCAGGGGAATTGCTCGCTGTTCAAGTTTGACACTCCACATTCCTGTGAGGAGAGCCCTGTCATTCTTGATTTCATGTCAGAGGCATCAATGGAAAACAAGTCAGAGGGTTGCTGCCGCAGTGGGGTTCTTTCTGCTTGGGCTGTGGACCCCTCCAAGTCTTTCTCTTCATTTGAAATCTCAGTGGGGAGCATAGACGAAGATGGCAATGAGCAACCACCCACCAATATTACTCTTATGGCTCCTGGTCCTGGTTACACTTGCAGCCCATTTTTGGTCGCTCATCCAACCGTTTCTTCTCTGATTGATGGCAAAAGACAAGTTCAGGTTTTCA GAACATGGAAATCAACATGTACTTACTCCATATTTGTGGATAATAAGACACCACTCTGTTGTGTCTCACTGTCAGCATTTTACAATCCCTCCATCACACCTTGCCCTACATGTAGTTGTGGATGCAGAAAAGCAAACAAAAGCTCTGTTCAGTGTTCAAG AGACGAATACCAGTTGTCGACCACGGATTCTGCTACTAATCTTTCCTTGGTACGGTGCTCGGATCACATGTGCCCGGTTCGAGTGCATTGGCATGTTAAGACAAACTATATCAACCATTGGAGGGTGAAACTCACAGTTTCCAACTACAACTATGGCAGAAACTACTCAAACTGGAACATCCTAGTGCAGCATCCAGCTTTTAGCCAATCAACAGAAGCATTTAGTTTCAATAGCTCACAACTTCCATCCTTCAGATTTGGAG ATGAGTTGGCTCTCTTTTGGGGCATTGAGTTTTACAACACAGAGCTTGTGCAATCCACTGAGAGTAATGTAGGGTATGTGACAACAGAGATTCTTCTTGAGAAAGATTTAGAATCATTCACATTAAGCAATGGTTGGGCTCTTCCAAGAAGAGTTTATTTCAATGGAGATGACTGTCAGATGCCTTTACCAGACACTTTCCCAATGCTACCAAATGGAAGTTATAAGCAAAGACTCTCACTTTTCCTCCCCATTCTTCCCCTCTTTTTTAACCTTTTGTTTTGGTGA
- the LOC120078798 gene encoding COBRA-like protein 2 isoform X3 translates to MWLREMEPNHSPAFLSLFLVASMWCYLADCYDPLDPNGNITITYDIQTWTTRGYVGRVTVQNYYQFRHVEEPGWKLGWTWTRGEVIWSMSGAFATEQGNCSLFKFDTPHSCEESPVILDFMSEASMENKSEGCCRSGVLSAWAVDPSKSFSSFEISVGSIDEDGNEQPPTNITLMAPGPGYTCSPFLVAHPTVSSLIDGKRQVQVFRTWKSTCTYSIFVDNKTPLCCVSLSAFYNPSITPCPTCSCGCRKANKSSVQCSRDEYQLSTTDSATNLSLVRCSDHMCPVRVHWHVKTNYINHWRVKLTVSNYNYGRNYSNWNILVQHPAFSQSTEAFSFNSSQLPSFRFGDELALFWGIEFYNTELVQSTESNVGYVTTEILLEKDLESFTLSNGWALPRRVYFNGDDCQMPLPDTFPMLPNGSYKQRLSLFLPILPLFFNLLFW, encoded by the exons ATGTGGCTGAGGGAAATGGAACCAAACCATTCTCCTgcatttctttctttgtttttggtAGCTTCTATGTGGTGTTATTTGGCAG ATTGTTATGATCCCTTGGATCCTAATGGAAACATTACCATTACTTATGATATTCAAACTTGGACCACTCGTGGATATGTG GGTAGGGTCACTGTCCAAAACTACTATCAGTTCCGGCATGTGGAGGAGCCTGGTTGGAAGCTAGGGTGGACATGGACGAGGGGTGAAGTCATCTGGTCAATGAGTGGAGCTTTTGCAACCGAGCAGGGGAATTGCTCGCTGTTCAAGTTTGACACTCCACATTCCTGTGAGGAGAGCCCTGTCATTCTTGATTTCATGTCAGAGGCATCAATGGAAAACAAGTCAGAGGGTTGCTGCCGCAGTGGGGTTCTTTCTGCTTGGGCTGTGGACCCCTCCAAGTCTTTCTCTTCATTTGAAATCTCAGTGGGGAGCATAGACGAAGATGGCAATGAGCAACCACCCACCAATATTACTCTTATGGCTCCTGGTCCTGGTTACACTTGCAGCCCATTTTTGGTCGCTCATCCAACCGTTTCTTCTCTGATTGATGGCAAAAGACAAGTTCAGGTTTTCA GAACATGGAAATCAACATGTACTTACTCCATATTTGTGGATAATAAGACACCACTCTGTTGTGTCTCACTGTCAGCATTTTACAATCCCTCCATCACACCTTGCCCTACATGTAGTTGTGGATGCAGAAAAGCAAACAAAAGCTCTGTTCAGTGTTCAAG AGACGAATACCAGTTGTCGACCACGGATTCTGCTACTAATCTTTCCTTGGTACGGTGCTCGGATCACATGTGCCCGGTTCGAGTGCATTGGCATGTTAAGACAAACTATATCAACCATTGGAGGGTGAAACTCACAGTTTCCAACTACAACTATGGCAGAAACTACTCAAACTGGAACATCCTAGTGCAGCATCCAGCTTTTAGCCAATCAACAGAAGCATTTAGTTTCAATAGCTCACAACTTCCATCCTTCAGATTTGGAG ATGAGTTGGCTCTCTTTTGGGGCATTGAGTTTTACAACACAGAGCTTGTGCAATCCACTGAGAGTAATGTAGGGTATGTGACAACAGAGATTCTTCTTGAGAAAGATTTAGAATCATTCACATTAAGCAATGGTTGGGCTCTTCCAAGAAGAGTTTATTTCAATGGAGATGACTGTCAGATGCCTTTACCAGACACTTTCCCAATGCTACCAAATGGAAGTTATAAGCAAAGACTCTCACTTTTCCTCCCCATTCTTCCCCTCTTTTTTAACCTTTTGTTTTGGTGA